In one window of Cupriavidus necator N-1 DNA:
- a CDS encoding S-(hydroxymethyl)glutathione dehydrogenase/class III alcohol dehydrogenase: MKVKAAVAWEAGKPLTIEEVDLDGPRAGEVLIEVKATGICHTDYYTLSGADPEGIFPAILGHEGAGIVVDTGPGVNSLREGDHVIPLYTPECRQCKFCLSRKTNLCQAIRGTQGKGLMPDATSRFSLDGKPIFHYMGTSTFANYIVVPEIAVAKIREDAPFDKVCYIGCGVTTGVGAVVYSAKVEAGASVVVFGLGGIGLNVIQAAKMVGADKIIGVDINPARVPLASKFGMTHFVNPLDDQVGNVVDHIVQLTDGGADYSFECIGNTLTMRQALECTHKGWGQSFVIGVAAAGQEISTRPFQLVTGREWKGSGFGGARGRTDVPKIVDWYMEGKLNIDDLITHTLRLDQINEGFDLMKRGESIRSVILY; encoded by the coding sequence ATGAAAGTGAAGGCAGCAGTTGCATGGGAAGCGGGCAAGCCGTTGACGATCGAAGAGGTCGACCTGGACGGGCCGCGCGCCGGCGAGGTGCTGATCGAAGTCAAAGCCACCGGCATTTGCCATACCGATTACTACACCCTGTCCGGCGCTGATCCGGAAGGCATCTTTCCCGCCATCCTCGGCCATGAGGGTGCAGGCATCGTGGTCGATACCGGGCCCGGCGTCAACAGCTTGCGCGAGGGCGACCATGTGATTCCGCTCTATACGCCGGAATGCCGCCAGTGCAAGTTCTGCCTGTCGCGCAAGACCAATCTGTGCCAGGCGATCCGCGGCACGCAGGGCAAGGGCCTGATGCCGGATGCGACCTCGCGTTTCTCGCTGGACGGCAAGCCAATCTTCCACTACATGGGCACGTCGACGTTCGCGAACTACATCGTCGTGCCCGAGATCGCCGTGGCCAAAATCCGCGAGGACGCGCCGTTCGACAAGGTCTGCTATATCGGCTGCGGCGTCACCACTGGGGTGGGCGCGGTGGTCTATTCGGCCAAGGTCGAAGCCGGCGCCAGCGTGGTGGTATTCGGCCTGGGCGGCATCGGCCTGAACGTGATCCAGGCCGCGAAGATGGTCGGCGCCGACAAGATCATCGGCGTCGACATCAATCCCGCCCGGGTCCCGCTGGCCAGCAAGTTCGGCATGACGCATTTCGTCAATCCGCTGGACGACCAGGTCGGCAATGTCGTCGACCATATCGTCCAGCTGACGGACGGCGGCGCCGACTACTCATTCGAATGCATCGGCAACACCCTGACGATGCGCCAGGCGCTGGAATGCACGCACAAGGGCTGGGGCCAGTCGTTCGTCATCGGGGTGGCCGCCGCCGGCCAGGAAATCAGCACCCGGCCGTTCCAGCTGGTCACCGGACGCGAGTGGAAAGGCTCGGGCTTCGGCGGCGCGCGCGGGCGCACCGATGTGCCGAAAATCGTCGACTGGTACATGGAAGGCAAGCTCAATATCGATGACCTGATCACGCATACCCTGCGCCTGGACCAGATCAACGAGGGCTTCGACCTGATGAAGCGCGGCGAGTCGATCCGCTCCGTGATCCTGTACTGA
- a CDS encoding HNH endonuclease gives MPPTPPIREALQAIACRRRALHNDQKYQKFLIAVIGRDVAVAGEKLRIPNVTQATIRSALDEFDRVLRGTQKWEDWEIKKSQLYAISDQGKLYPPKQILSMATGVPVSRFSGGEQTNAYLENLGFSIVRLPGGSPPFAGFEPPKFALGRVYHRQTEIHDRFGGSRQSGIAPSSKVPAVFIFTGESGEQYGYFDGRDELGMFSYTGEGQVGDMEFKRGNLAIREHAANGQALHLFKALGKGKGQEYLGEHAYGGHSIRRGPDRKGAQRNIIVFQLVPVALLDEESNTLPEDEATDDPAPTSLEEARKRAIEAIHNSSDEMGKAALRKLYRRSKRVKDYVLLRAEGICESCQQPAPFKRKDGSAYLEPHHTTRVSDGGLDHPRYVAAICPACHRHIHHGIGGDEKNFELILAIAAKEPDACP, from the coding sequence ATGCCCCCGACTCCTCCAATTCGAGAAGCCCTCCAAGCCATTGCTTGCAGGCGTCGTGCGCTACATAATGACCAAAAATATCAGAAATTTCTGATTGCAGTCATCGGTAGAGACGTCGCAGTCGCGGGGGAAAAATTGCGCATTCCAAATGTCACGCAAGCGACCATCAGGTCGGCATTGGACGAGTTCGATCGGGTGCTGCGTGGTACGCAGAAATGGGAAGATTGGGAAATCAAGAAGTCGCAGCTTTACGCGATCTCCGATCAAGGAAAGCTGTATCCGCCTAAGCAAATTCTATCGATGGCGACAGGCGTGCCCGTGTCACGCTTTAGCGGCGGCGAGCAAACAAACGCTTACCTTGAAAACCTGGGCTTCAGCATTGTCCGGCTCCCTGGCGGGAGCCCTCCGTTCGCGGGGTTCGAACCTCCAAAGTTCGCACTAGGGCGCGTCTACCATCGGCAGACGGAAATTCACGATCGCTTTGGCGGAAGCCGCCAAAGCGGCATAGCTCCGTCCAGCAAAGTACCAGCCGTCTTCATCTTCACCGGCGAAAGCGGCGAGCAGTATGGCTACTTTGACGGCCGCGACGAGCTAGGCATGTTCTCGTACACGGGAGAAGGGCAAGTCGGCGATATGGAGTTCAAACGCGGCAACCTTGCCATCCGTGAGCACGCCGCCAACGGACAAGCGTTGCACCTTTTCAAGGCGCTAGGGAAAGGCAAGGGACAGGAATATCTGGGCGAGCATGCCTACGGCGGTCACTCGATTCGCCGTGGCCCCGATAGGAAAGGGGCGCAGAGAAACATCATCGTCTTTCAACTGGTTCCGGTCGCGCTGTTGGACGAGGAGAGCAACACGTTGCCCGAAGATGAGGCGACGGATGATCCAGCGCCTACCAGCTTGGAGGAGGCTCGCAAGCGCGCCATTGAGGCCATTCACAATTCGAGCGACGAAATGGGCAAGGCGGCACTACGAAAGCTCTATCGGCGCAGCAAGCGAGTAAAGGACTACGTACTGCTGCGTGCGGAAGGCATTTGCGAGTCATGCCAGCAGCCAGCACCGTTCAAGCGAAAAGATGGCTCAGCTTATCTAGAACCACATCACACAACACGCGTGTCCGATGGAGGACTTGATCACCCGCGCTATGTTGCGGCCATATGCCCTGCCTGCCATCGCCATATCCATCACGGCATTGGTGGAGATGAGAAGAATTTTGAGCTGATTTTGGCTATCGCTGCCAAGGAACCCGACGCCTGCCCTTAG
- a CDS encoding bifunctional diguanylate cyclase/phosphodiesterase codes for MPERSTTRYGKALQRLHQVFSPLNLAAAAWLIATWAFAAFQLVSERDRLLHDAAERTQAQAQAFGAYSRSSILRLSEFLLDLRASWLVGQPGFIDMVRERENLVVDLSFQVSVIDKHGLLIYSSIAPPAPGQKVDLSGREHFRVHQNAGGRDMLFISDPVKGKVSRKWSIQFTRPILRAGSFDGVIVVSVSPEQFASFAQSFTNRDGEVASVIKTSGQVLARVPAMEGTLARAVSNRPYLASGSPQSGSYRAVSGSEGVERVFGYYRLPEFGLNFVVGESVGLVLAPYEVYRRVALAGAIASTLLLGLLYYSLRRSMGERQRHMEEMRLASLVYSSSSEAMVVTSLDGTIIDVNPAFAAATGYTAKEVKGRPGYIVSGAGNVAGLVERLRATVAAKGRWSGEFSIRRKDGSEFPAYLTVDTYLAHAYGERRRVALIHDMTEKRQAEEVIRHQANFDALTDLPNRRLFFDRLRQEIERSRGTQDVLALLFIDLDRFKEVNDTLGHDQGDLLLLEAARRIAASVRASDTVARLAGDEFTVILSAVGDAGVAGGIAEAILERIAAPYHLAGELVVVSASIGVATYPKDADNAEDLLVCADQAMFAAKEEGRNRWKVFTQALLHAERERLRITQDLRTALASGQFALHYQPIVNLRTGKVCKAEALIRWDHPARGPIHPADFIAVAEESGLIIDIGRWVLTEALDQLARWQVLLGNGFQISVNKSPVEFSAPASGPESWSSMIERRNVPVGSLVIEITEGSLMEQNADVMDQLSRFQAAGIEIALDDFGTGYSSLSYLRRLDIDYIKIDQSFVRSLTRGPDDVALCRAIISMAHALRIRVIAEGVETESQRDILVAAGCDYGQGHYFCPPVEASAFEAYVSAVT; via the coding sequence ATGCCAGAACGCTCGACCACCCGATATGGCAAGGCGCTGCAGCGCCTGCACCAGGTCTTTTCCCCGTTGAACCTGGCGGCGGCGGCGTGGCTGATTGCAACATGGGCGTTCGCGGCGTTTCAGCTCGTGAGCGAGCGGGACCGCTTGCTGCACGACGCCGCGGAGCGTACCCAGGCGCAGGCCCAGGCGTTCGGCGCGTACTCGAGATCCAGCATCCTGCGGCTGTCCGAGTTCCTCCTCGACCTGCGGGCCAGTTGGCTGGTCGGCCAGCCGGGATTCATCGACATGGTGCGTGAGCGGGAGAACTTGGTGGTGGACCTGTCGTTCCAGGTGTCGGTGATCGACAAGCATGGCCTGCTCATCTACTCGTCCATCGCCCCGCCCGCGCCCGGCCAGAAGGTCGACCTGAGCGGGCGCGAGCATTTCCGGGTCCATCAGAACGCGGGCGGGCGCGACATGCTGTTCATCAGCGACCCGGTGAAGGGCAAGGTCTCGCGCAAATGGTCGATCCAGTTCACGCGCCCCATCCTGCGCGCGGGCAGCTTCGACGGGGTCATCGTGGTCTCGGTCAGTCCGGAGCAGTTCGCCAGCTTTGCGCAGTCGTTCACAAACCGCGATGGCGAAGTGGCGTCGGTCATCAAGACTTCCGGCCAGGTCCTTGCGCGCGTGCCGGCCATGGAGGGCACGCTGGCCAGGGCGGTCAGCAACAGGCCGTACCTCGCCAGCGGGTCGCCCCAGTCTGGTAGTTATCGGGCGGTGTCGGGCTCCGAAGGCGTGGAGCGGGTCTTCGGCTATTACCGTTTGCCGGAGTTCGGGCTCAATTTCGTGGTGGGCGAGTCGGTCGGCCTGGTGCTGGCGCCCTACGAGGTCTATCGCCGCGTTGCCCTGGCCGGTGCCATTGCTTCCACGCTGCTGCTTGGCCTGTTGTACTACAGCCTGCGCCGCTCCATGGGGGAGCGACAGCGCCATATGGAGGAGATGCGGCTGGCTTCGCTGGTCTATTCGTCCAGCAGCGAGGCCATGGTGGTGACGTCGCTCGATGGCACCATCATCGACGTGAATCCGGCCTTTGCCGCCGCCACCGGCTATACAGCCAAGGAGGTCAAGGGCCGCCCGGGCTATATCGTCAGCGGGGCAGGCAATGTGGCAGGGCTGGTCGAGCGCCTGCGGGCCACCGTGGCAGCCAAGGGCAGATGGAGCGGCGAATTCTCGATCCGCCGCAAGGACGGCAGCGAGTTTCCCGCCTACCTGACCGTGGATACCTACCTGGCCCACGCGTATGGCGAGCGCCGCCGCGTTGCGCTGATCCATGACATGACCGAGAAACGCCAGGCGGAGGAAGTCATCCGGCACCAGGCGAATTTCGATGCGCTCACGGATCTGCCCAACCGCCGCCTGTTCTTCGACCGGCTGAGGCAGGAGATCGAGCGTTCGCGCGGCACGCAGGATGTGCTGGCGCTGCTGTTCATCGACCTGGATCGCTTCAAGGAGGTGAACGATACCCTCGGCCACGACCAGGGCGACCTGTTGCTGCTGGAGGCGGCGCGGCGTATTGCGGCATCGGTGCGCGCGTCGGATACCGTGGCGCGGCTGGCCGGCGACGAGTTCACCGTGATCCTGTCCGCTGTGGGCGATGCCGGCGTTGCCGGGGGCATTGCCGAGGCCATCCTGGAGCGGATTGCCGCGCCTTACCACCTGGCCGGCGAGCTGGTGGTGGTGTCGGCCAGCATCGGCGTGGCGACCTACCCCAAGGACGCCGACAACGCCGAGGACCTGCTGGTGTGCGCCGACCAGGCGATGTTTGCCGCCAAGGAGGAGGGCCGCAATCGCTGGAAGGTCTTCACCCAGGCGCTGCTGCATGCGGAGAGGGAGCGCCTGCGCATCACGCAGGACCTGCGCACGGCGCTGGCGTCCGGCCAGTTCGCGCTGCACTACCAGCCCATTGTCAATCTGCGCACGGGCAAGGTCTGCAAGGCCGAGGCCCTGATCCGCTGGGACCATCCGGCGCGCGGGCCGATCCACCCGGCCGATTTCATTGCCGTTGCGGAGGAATCCGGCCTCATCATCGACATCGGCCGCTGGGTGCTGACGGAAGCGCTGGACCAGCTTGCGCGCTGGCAGGTGCTGCTGGGCAATGGCTTCCAGATCTCGGTCAACAAATCACCAGTGGAGTTCAGCGCGCCTGCGAGCGGGCCCGAGTCCTGGTCCAGCATGATCGAGCGCAGGAACGTGCCGGTGGGCAGCCTCGTCATCGAGATCACCGAAGGCTCGCTGATGGAGCAGAACGCCGATGTCATGGACCAGCTCTCCCGCTTCCAGGCGGCCGGCATCGAGATCGCGCTCGACGACTTCGGCACTGGCTACTCGTCCTTGTCGTACCTGCGGCGCCTGGACATTGACTACATCAAGATCGACCAGTCCTTCGTCCGCTCGCTGACGCGGGGCCCGGACGACGTGGCCTTGTGCCGCGCCATCATCAGCATGGCGCATGCGCTGCGCATCCGCGTGATTGCCGAGGGCGTCGAGACCGAGTCGCAGCGCGACATCCTGGTGGCTGCCGGCTGCGACTACGGGCAAGGCCACTACTTCTGTCCGCCGGTGGAGGCCAGCGCGTTCGAGGCCTACGTGAGCGCCGTGACTTGA
- a CDS encoding DUF1484 domain-containing protein, giving the protein MTSTTPAPQEPTLAQKQAQLAENLAKIDRAQARRHAKAAPPPPSKAVTLEDHILEATDDILRVSAGLQSFLTLLELQSDTIPQGIGLHALLLPLKQQLVDTADRLQALV; this is encoded by the coding sequence ATGACTAGCACTACCCCAGCTCCCCAAGAGCCCACCCTCGCCCAAAAGCAAGCCCAACTAGCCGAGAACCTGGCCAAAATCGACCGCGCCCAGGCCCGCCGCCACGCCAAAGCCGCCCCACCCCCGCCCAGCAAAGCCGTCACCCTCGAGGACCACATCCTCGAAGCCACTGACGACATCCTGCGCGTCAGCGCCGGCCTTCAGTCCTTCCTGACTTTGTTGGAGCTGCAGAGCGACACCATCCCCCAAGGCATCGGCCTCCACGCCCTGCTTTTGCCGCTCAAGCAACAGCTGGTCGACACCGCTGACCGCCTGCAGGCATTGGTCTGA
- a CDS encoding Rieske (2Fe-2S) protein — MHTTVGSDFEASAHWFPVAVSGDIRQGEITQAFLDGQELALWRSADGTVHAWENRCPHRGTRFTLGRIIDDTLSCAYHGWRFEASGQCTLIPANPTLTPPRNACAKVFGTHEAGGFVWATLGTAPWSPAVPAAAATATAHCRAFVVEAAAQTVRERLLEHPAYGYRGIGASVVGATDADGHATLAYLTPMSPERTLVHLVLSGPGAAAPGVAERLRAARSFKPRRAYVEAAGLENRP, encoded by the coding sequence ATGCATACCACGGTTGGAAGCGATTTCGAAGCCAGCGCGCACTGGTTCCCGGTGGCGGTGTCTGGCGACATCCGGCAGGGCGAGATCACCCAGGCCTTTCTCGACGGACAGGAACTGGCGCTCTGGCGCTCTGCCGACGGCACGGTCCATGCTTGGGAAAACCGTTGCCCGCATCGCGGGACCCGTTTTACGCTGGGCCGGATCATCGACGATACCCTGTCCTGCGCCTATCACGGCTGGCGCTTCGAGGCGAGCGGCCAGTGCACGCTGATTCCGGCCAATCCCACGCTGACGCCGCCCCGCAACGCCTGTGCGAAGGTGTTCGGCACGCATGAGGCAGGCGGCTTCGTCTGGGCCACGCTCGGGACCGCGCCATGGTCGCCGGCCGTCCCCGCCGCCGCGGCCACGGCCACGGCGCATTGCCGCGCGTTCGTGGTCGAAGCTGCGGCGCAGACGGTGCGCGAGCGGCTGCTCGAACATCCGGCCTACGGCTACCGCGGCATCGGTGCGTCGGTGGTCGGCGCCACCGACGCCGACGGCCATGCCACGCTGGCCTATCTCACCCCCATGTCGCCAGAGCGCACCCTGGTCCATCTGGTGCTGTCGGGCCCGGGTGCCGCGGCGCCCGGCGTGGCCGAGCGCCTGCGCGCGGCACGGTCC